The Fusobacterium pseudoperiodonticum DNA window ATAGAAGCTCAATTTATCCAAGGGAGATATATAAAAGGGTAATAATGGAAAATGCTAAGTCAATAATTATAGCTCATAATCACCCTTCAGGAAATACTTGTCCTTCAAAGTGTGATATAGATATAACAAATGAGATAGCAAAAGGACTTAAAAATTTTGGTGCTTTATTGTTAGAGCATATAATAATAACAAGAGATTCCTACTTTAGTTTTTTAGAAGAAGGATTAATATAGATTAGGAGAGAATATGGAAAATAATATTATAGATGAAAATACACAGATAGTAAGCATGGATCCAGAGAGAATCCACAAGGTTTTAATAGTAACTTTTGAAACAACAAAAAAGAGATACTATTTTGAAGTATTAGGTGATGAAACATACAAAAAAAATGACAAGGTTATCGTTGAAACTATAAGAGGAACTGAGTTAGGTATAGCTTCTAATAGTCCTTTACCAATGAAGGAAAAAGACTTAGTTTTACCTATAAAGCCAGTTATAAAATTAGCAAGTGAAAAAGAAATTGAAATCTATAACAAGCAAAGAAAAGAAGCAGATGAGGCTTTTATAGCTTGTAAGGAAAAAATTAGAAAACATCAACTTGAAATGAAGTTAATCACTTGTGAATATACTTTTGATAAATCAAAATTGATATTCTATTTTACAGCCAATGGAAGAATAGATTTTAGAGAACTTGTAAAAGACTTAGCAGTGATGTTTAAAACAAGAATAGAATTGAGACAAATAGGTGTAAGAGATGAGGCTAGAATTTTAGGAAATATTGGTCCTTGTGGAAAAGAGTTATGTTGTAAAACTTTTATTAATAAGTTTGACTCTGTTTCAGTTAAAATGGCAAGAGACCAAGGGCTTGTAATAAATCCTACTAAAATATCAGGTGTATGTGGTAGATTACTATGTTGTATAAACTACGAATACAGCCAGTATGAAGAAGCACTTAAAAACTTCCCTGCAGTAAACCAATCAGTAAAAACTGAAATAGGTGAAGGGAAAGTTGTTAGTATAAGTCCACTAAATAATTTCCTATATGTAGATGTTAAAGATAAGGGAATATCAAGATTTTCTATAGATGATATAAAATTCAATAGAAAAGAAGCTAGTATCTTAAAAAATATGAAAACAAAAGAAGAAATTGAAAATAAAATTTTAGAGAATGAATAATATGTTAAAAGACGATGAAATTATAGAAGAATTGGATAAGAAGTACAAAATTATTCAGAAAAAAGGTGGATATAAATACGCTGAAGATACTATATTGCTTTTTAACTATTTAAAAAAATCTTTATCTAAAAGAAATATAAAGTTATTGGATATAGGTACAGGGAATGGAATACTTCCTATACTTCTATCTGATAATGATATGATAGAAGAAATTGTTGGAATTGATATACAAGAAGAAAATATTGAAAGAGCCAATAAGGCTTTAGAACTAAATGAGATAGAAAAAAATATTAATTTTACTTGTTTAGATGTTAAGGAATACAAGAATGCCAATTATTTCGATGTTGTAATTTCTAATCCGCCATATATGGAGGATAATGGAAAAAAGATAAATGAGAATGAGCATAGAGCATTGTCAAGGCATGAGATAAAATTGAATTTAGATGAATTCATTCAAAATGCTAAAAGACTTTTAAAGCCTATAGGGACT harbors:
- a CDS encoding tRNA1(Val) (adenine(37)-N6)-methyltransferase, whose amino-acid sequence is MLKDDEIIEELDKKYKIIQKKGGYKYAEDTILLFNYLKKSLSKRNIKLLDIGTGNGILPILLSDNDMIEEIVGIDIQEENIERANKALELNEIEKNINFTCLDVKEYKNANYFDVVISNPPYMEDNGKKINENEHRALSRHEIKLNLDEFIQNAKRLLKPIGTLYFVHRTHRLIEIIKTLDENKFSVKKITFVFSKNNTSSMMIIEALKGKKIKLEIENYYV
- a CDS encoding PSP1 domain-containing protein; protein product: MENNIIDENTQIVSMDPERIHKVLIVTFETTKKRYYFEVLGDETYKKNDKVIVETIRGTELGIASNSPLPMKEKDLVLPIKPVIKLASEKEIEIYNKQRKEADEAFIACKEKIRKHQLEMKLITCEYTFDKSKLIFYFTANGRIDFRELVKDLAVMFKTRIELRQIGVRDEARILGNIGPCGKELCCKTFINKFDSVSVKMARDQGLVINPTKISGVCGRLLCCINYEYSQYEEALKNFPAVNQSVKTEIGEGKVVSISPLNNFLYVDVKDKGISRFSIDDIKFNRKEASILKNMKTKEEIENKILENE